Proteins from a single region of Cydia amplana chromosome 17, ilCydAmpl1.1, whole genome shotgun sequence:
- the LOC134655720 gene encoding golgin subfamily A member 6-like protein 22 gives MYKHMLFSVRFRAREGQQSRYIPPAYAQTYSVGSLLKMRALTYTLLLVAFAAALAVPVPQEVAEATREKRSPGGWHQPEGVWKKKLVWKEEWKQIWKTEKKLAWKTEWKKEKEPAWKTEKVQQWKEEQVPAWKVVQKPIWKEIQVPIWKEVQVADWKKVSKPVWKEIKVPVTKTIQVPEWKQNYVPEWVKEGVPGEKFLGKDDHGWEYTSHDLWRKKMIWKPVWKKVWKTEHKQEWVTEKKLEWKEEWKQIWRTEKKQAWVTEKKQEWIEEKVQIWKTVKVEVWVPVQKKIWVEKWKQIQVPVWKTVEVPAWKKVWKPVWQKEWVPIHHEHHRWD, from the exons ATGTATAAACATATGCTATTCTCCGTACGTTTCCGGGCAAGAGAGGGGCAGCAGTCGAGATATATACCCCCTGCGTATGCGCAGACCTATAGTGTAGGCTCACTCCTCAAGATGAGAGCTCTCACATACACG CTACTGTTAGTGGCCTTTGCGGCTGCGTTAGCAGTCCCCGTCCCCCAGGAGGTAGCAGAGGCGACCAGAGAGAAGCGCTCTCCGGGCGGCTGGCACCAGCCCGAGGGCGTGTGGAAGAAGAAGCTCGTCTGGAAGGAGGAATGGAAGCAAATCTGGAAGACCGAGAAAAAACTAGCCTGGAAAACAGAGTGGAAGAAAGAAAAAGAACCAGCGTGGAAAACTGAAAAAGTACAACAGTGGAAAGAAGAACAGGTGCCCGCTTGGAAAGTAGTACAAAAACCAATCTGGAAGGAAATACAAGTACCCATCTGGAAAGAGGTTCAAGTAGCAGACTGGAAGAAGGTTTCGAAACCAGTATGGAAAGAAATCAAAGTGCCAGTAACCAAGACTATTCAAGTTCCCGAATGGAAACAAAATTACGTCCCGGAATGGGTGAAGGAAGGCGTTCCCGGAGAAAAGTTCTTAGGCAAAGATGATCATGGATGGGAATATACCAGCCACGATTTATGGCGAAAGAAGATGATCTGGAAACCCGTATGGAAGAAAGTCTGGAAAACTGAGCACAAGCAAGAATGGGTAACGGAAAAGAAACTAGAATGGAAAGAAGAATGGAAACAGATCTGGAGGACTGAGAAGAAGCAGGCGTGGGTGACGGAGAAAAAGCAGGAATGGATAGAAGAGAAAGTACAAATATGGAAGACGGTAAAGGTAGAAGTCTGGGTGCCAGTACAGAAAAAGATCTGGGTAGAGAAGTGGAAGCAAATTCAAGTACCAGTATGGAAGACTGTTGAAGTTCCAGCGTGGAAGAAGGTATGGAAACCAGTTTGGCAGAAAGAGTGGGTGCCGATCCACCACGAGCATCACAGATGGGACTAA